A part of Sandaracinaceae bacterium genomic DNA contains:
- a CDS encoding radical SAM protein, with translation MAAVRRHRARPSGVGGRVSPRLAILYRGPLDSCNYACAYCPFAKRPPKKDVLSRDRAALERFVAWALGARDWSLEVLFTPYGEGLVWPWYREALVLLSHAPHVKQAAIQTNASGPMGFLDEADRQRVSLWISWHPTEISGEAFAAKIQDLHARGTRMSVGAVAVPQHLEQVEELRRLLPAGVPMWINAQKPGVRYTELERERWRALDPMFDLDAKRHLTRGQECMTGEDTISVDGSGTIRRCHFVDDVLGNLYVDDLRDVLQPRVCSRLSCDCWIGYSNVPRLDLRRGFVDDGLLARMRI, from the coding sequence CTGGCTGCAGTCCGACGACATCGTGCGCGCCCGAGCGGCGTGGGAGGCCGCGTGAGCCCCCGCTTGGCGATCCTGTATCGAGGGCCGCTCGACAGCTGCAACTACGCGTGCGCGTACTGTCCGTTCGCCAAGCGGCCGCCCAAGAAGGACGTCTTGTCCCGCGACCGCGCGGCGCTCGAGAGGTTCGTGGCGTGGGCGCTCGGGGCGCGCGATTGGAGCCTCGAGGTCCTCTTCACGCCCTATGGCGAGGGCTTGGTGTGGCCCTGGTACCGCGAGGCGCTGGTGCTGCTGTCGCACGCGCCTCACGTGAAGCAGGCGGCCATCCAGACCAACGCGTCCGGGCCCATGGGCTTCCTCGACGAGGCGGACAGGCAGCGGGTGTCGCTGTGGATCTCCTGGCACCCCACGGAGATCTCGGGCGAAGCCTTCGCCGCCAAGATCCAGGACCTGCACGCACGCGGTACCCGCATGAGCGTGGGCGCGGTGGCCGTCCCTCAGCACCTCGAGCAGGTGGAGGAGCTCCGGAGGCTCCTGCCGGCTGGCGTGCCCATGTGGATCAACGCGCAGAAGCCTGGCGTCCGCTACACCGAGCTCGAGCGCGAGCGATGGCGCGCGCTGGATCCCATGTTCGACCTGGACGCCAAGCGCCATCTCACGCGGGGCCAAGAGTGCATGACGGGCGAAGACACCATCAGCGTGGACGGCAGCGGCACGATTCGGCGCTGCCACTTCGTGGATGACGTGCTCGGCAACCTGTATGTGGATGACCTGCGCGACGTGCTCCAGCCGCGGGTGTGCTCGCGCCTGAGCTGCGACTGCTGGATTGGCTACTCCAACGTGCCGCGCTTGGACCTGCGCCGTGGGTTCGTGGATGACGGCCTGTTGGCCCGCATGCGCATCTGA